DNA from Mycobacterium sp. SMC-8:
GCCGTGACCACCGTCGTCGTCGAGGTCGGCCCGGCTGCGGTCCGTGGCCCCGACGACGCTCCGCGCGAATGGGTTTCGGCGGCGTTGGCCTGCATCGACGACCCGCTGGCTCTGGTGCAGGACCGGGTCGTCGACGTCGCGGTGCTGTGGCGGGACGTACTGCGCGCGGCTGCCGGCGGGGCCGCGAGCCACCTGGTGCTGGTGGTGCCGACGTGGTGGCCGGCCGGTCGGGCCGGCGTCGTCGGCGAGGCCGCACGCGGCCTCGCGCCACAGGTCACCGTGCTGCGACGGGGCTCTGTGCTCGGCGACGGCGGACGCGCGGTGGTGGAACTGGCCGCGGAGGTTGCCGTGGTGACGAGGCCCGGCGCCGGGCCCGCGGTGGTGTCCCGCGACGACGACGCGCTCATCGCGCACCTCCACCCCGGGACGTCGGTGCTGATCGACACCCCGGCCGCAGTGGCGCCGCTGTCGCCCACCGCGGCTGCCCGCCTCGGCCGGCTCGCAGCGGTGCTCACCTACGGCGATCGCATCGGCCTGCACGCCGCCGTGCGGAACGCCGTTGCGCAACCGCGCCGGCGGAAGCCTCCGAACCGGCGATCCGGCGCCGTCCTGGCCGGCGTGGCACTGACCGCGGCCGCCGCCGGAGGAGGCTGGGCGGCGCAGGCGGTGTCGGACGCACCGCCGTCGCCGGCAGGCAGCCGGCTGCTGAGGGAGGGCCGGGTCGGTGTCTCGGTGCCCGCCTCGTGGACCGTCGAGCGAGTCACCGCGGGGCCGGGTTCGCCGCGGGTCCGCGTCGCCGCCGCCGGCGGCCTGCCCGCCCTGCACCTCACCCAGGCCGACGGCGACGCGGCCTCCGTCGAGGAGGTCGCCGAATCTCTCCGTCGGGCAATGGGATCCGCGCCACCCGGGGTGTTCGTCGACTTCGATCCCGACGGGGAGCGCGCCGGCCGGGCGGCCGTGACCTACCTGGAGCGGCGGACCGACAGCCAGACATGGTGGACCGTGCTGGTCGACGGCACGCTGCGCATCGCGATCGGGTGTCAGAGCGCCCCGGAGCAGCGGCGGCTCGTCGAGGACGTGTGCGACGAAGCCGTGCGCTCCGCCCACGCGCTGCGATGAAAACCGAAACAGGGGAACCGAACTCGGCTGCGCTGCGTCCAATCTGTATATCGCTTTTTCAAGGCTACGAGAGGACTTCACATGCCGACACCGTCAGGGGCCGCCGGGGCGGCGCTGACCACCGATCTCGACCTCATGCTGTCGGTGGCAGGCAAGACCGATGCGCGCAACGAGGAGATCCGGGCCATGCTGCACTCGTTCATCGGCGCGATGAGCAGTGTGCCGCCGTCGGTGTGGGGCGGCGTGGCCGCGGTCCGGTTCCGCGACGTGGTCGAGCGCTGGAACGCGGAGTCGATGAAGTTGCACGCCGCACTGGCGCGCATCGCCGAGACGATCCGGGACAACGAGCGAATCCTGCGCGAGGTGGCCGACGGTCATTCGCAGCGGATCGCCTCCGTCGCGGCGCACCTGTAGGCGGCGGCGATGACCCACACGCTGTCCTACAACTTCGGTGAGATCGAGTACACCGTCCGTCAGGAGATCCACCGCACCTCCGCCCGCCTCAACGGCGCCCTCGACGACCTGCGCGCCCAGATCGCCCCGCTGCAGGCGACGTGGACGCGGGAGTCCGCCGAGGCGTACCGCGCCGAGCAGACCCGCTGGGAACAGTCCGCGGCGGCGCTCAACGAGATCCTGGTCAGCCTCGGCAACGCGGTCCGGGACGGCGCGGACGACGTCGCCGACACCGACCGCCGAGCCGCCAACGCCTGGGGCGCCTGACGCGCCTCACCCCGGGACTGCGCGGCCCTCGAAAGGAGGGGAGCCGATCGAGGGTCGCGCAGTACTCTGACCGGCGTTGCTGCGTTAGGGTGGCAGCACATGTGAGGGCGGACACAAAGGAACGCCACGTGGCAGCTTCAGAGACATCGACCGGACGGGGATCCGCCCGTCCGTCGAAAGGGCTGCGTGCTGTCCACGAATTGTTCGTTGCCGGCGAGGTCGACGCGTCCTATCTGAGCTCTATTCCGGTGCGCCCCGTCGTCGCGCAGAGTTGGCAGCGCAGCCTCGCGGTCGGGGTGGATCCGAACCTCGGCGGCGCGCGGGCGGCGGTCACCGCGATCGAGCGCCTGCGTGAGACCCATCCGCTGGCGCCCGCGCTGCCGGTGATCCGGCGGCTCCTCGTCGACGACGCCGTCGACTCCGGCGTGGTGGTCGCGGTGAGCGCCGCCGACGGCACACTGCTGTGGGTTGAAGGCGACCCGAAGGCGTGCCGCCGGGCTGAGGCGATGAACTTCGTCCCCGGCGCCGACTGGAGTGAGCGCAGCGCCGGCACCAACGCGCCCGGCACCGCGCTGGCACTGGACCGTGAACTGCAGATCCGCGGATCGGAACACTTCACCCGCATCGTCCAGCCGTGGAGTTGCACCGCCGCGCCGGTGCACGATCCCAGCACCGGCGCGCTGCTCGGTGCCATCGACCTGACCGGGGGCTCGGAGGTCGCGTCGGCTCAGACGCTGGCGCTGGTGCGCGCCACGGCGGTGGCCGTCGAGAATCACCTGGCCCTGCTGCGGGTGGCAGGAGCCGCGGCCGAGCCCGCCGCTCGCCGACCTCACCTGGTGGTGCTCGGGGGCGACCGGCCGCGCTGGGTGACCACCGACCGGTACGGACACCTGCAGGCCACCCACCTGACGGGTCGCCATGCCGACATCCTGGTGCTGCTCAGCCGTCATCCGGAGGGGCTGTCGGCCGACCATCTGGCGGTGCTGCTCGACGACAAGGACCTTGACGTCGTCACGGTCCGCGCCGAGATGTCGCGACTGCGCAAAGTCATCGGCGCCGAGAACCTCGGGTCCCGGCCGTACCGGCTGTCGACGCCGATCACCAGCGATATCGGCGAGGTGTTCGAGGCCCTCGACGCCGGCGATGTCGAGTCGGCGCTCAACCGCTACGCCGGTCCGCTGCTCGCCCAGTCGGTGTCCCCGGCCATCGCCCGGCTGCGCACCCAGCTGTCGACGACCCTGCGTGATGCGATGCTCGCCGAGAGCCGGCAGGGCCGCACCGATCTGCTGCGGCGGTGGCTCGAGCTGCCCGAAGGGCGCGACGACCGCGAGGGGTGGCAGGCGCTGCGCGACAGCGCCGGACTCACCGCGGTGGCCCGCGCCCGGGCCCGGGGTCACCTCGCCGGTCTGGACTTCGAACTCGGCTGAAAACCCGAGCAACGCGCGAAAAGCCCAGCGCAACGCCGGTGCAGATGCGAGTTGCCAACGTGGGCAAGGTGATTCGACGATATCGGGATGGACATCCACAGCTACGCCGCGTTCGTCCCCGACACCTACACCGCCGCAATGACCCCGCCGGTCAGCACGTGGTGGCCGTGGCGCGGCGCCACAGTGCACATCGCGCGCGCGGTCGTCGCCGAGGCTGCGGTGCGCGTCATGCTCGTTCACGGAGGCGGCGGATACAGCGGCGCGCTGTGGCCCGCCACCGCGGTCGCGGCCGGAGACGGGGCCGACGTCCTCGCCCCCGACCTTCCGATCTACGGCGACACCGTCGTACCCGACCCGGCCGGCGTGCGCTACGACGACTGGATCGACCTGCTGTGTGACCTGGTGACCGCGGAACGGGCCGCCGACCCACGCCCGCTGATCCTGTTCGGCGCCAGCATGGGCGGCATGGTGGCCTATGAGGTCGCGGCCCGCACCCGGCAGGTCGCCGCCGTCGTCGCGACCTGCCTGCTGGACCTGTCCGACCCCGCGGCCCGCGCCGCGGCGACCCGCTTCGCCTGGATGGGCAGGCCCGCGCCGGCGCTGCTGCGCGCGGTCGATCCTGTTCTGGGCCGGGTACGGGTGCCGATCCGATGGCTCGCTGACATGGCCGCGATGAGCACCGACCGGCGGCTGTCACAGCTGTGCGCGTCGGACCCGCGCGGCGGCGGCGTCAGCGTCCCGCTCGGGTTCCTGGCGAGTTGGATGAACTTCGGCCACACCGCACCGGAGTCGTTCGATGCCGCACCCGTCACGCTCGTCGCGCCCGCTGCCGACACCTGGACCCCGCCGGGATTGAGTGTCCGCTTCCTGCAGCGCATCTCGGCGCCCACCGAGGTGGTGCTGCTGGAGAACTGCGGGCACTACCCGATCGAGGAACCCGGCCTGGCGCAGCTGCGTGACGCGGTCACCCGGGTGGCGGAGCGAGCCGGCACACAGTGATCATCAGCGCGTCCCTCGCGTCCCCGATGTCGAACTCGCCGCGCGGCATTACCCGGTGTAGTTGTGCGTCGATCGCATGGACCACGGTCCGGGCCGTCGTCTCGACGTCGTCACCTCCGCGGCCGCAGCGCTTGAGGTGGAACGCCACCTCGGCGCAGATGCGGTCTTCGAGGTCGGTCAGCGCAGCGAGCTGATCGGCGGTCGGCCGCACCAGCCGGTGCAGCAGGGCGTGCAACCGTGGCCGCTCGTCATGCGCGCCGACCACGGCCTCCAGCACCACGCGCATCGTCGCCTCGAAAGGCGGTGCCTCGGCCCGGAGCCGGGCAAACACCTCGGTCAGCTGCCCGTCGGCGTCGCGCTCGTGCCGCTCGGCGATCGCCTCCAACAGCGCGTACTTGTCCGGGAAGTACTGATACAGCGTGCCGATGGACAGACCCGCGCGCTCGGCGATCCGGTTCGTCGTCGCGTTCAGCCCCTCGCGGGAGAACACCTGCGCGGCGGCCTCCACCAGCGTGTTCACCGTCTCGCGGGAACGGTGCTGGCGGGGTGTGCGGCGAGGTGCGTCGATGTCGCCAAGTCTGTCCGACGATGCAACCGTGCTGCAACGGTTGCAGGCGTAGCTTCGGTGACGCAGACCACACGAGCAGGAGACTTCACCATGACTGTGTACGCCCGCCCCGGGGCCGACGGCTCCCTGATGTCGTTCAAGCCCCGCTACGACAACTTCATCGGCGGCCAGTGGGTGGCGCCGAATGCCGGACGCTACTTCGAAAACCCGACGCCGATCACCGGCCAGCCCTTCACCGAGGTGGCCCGCTCCGACGAGTCCGACATCGAGAAGGCGCTCGACGCCGCCCATGCCGCGGCGCCGGCCTGGGGCAAGACCTCGGCCGCCGAACGAGCCGTGATCCTGAACAAGATCGCCGACCGCATCGAG
Protein-coding regions in this window:
- a CDS encoding helix-turn-helix domain-containing protein; the encoded protein is MAASETSTGRGSARPSKGLRAVHELFVAGEVDASYLSSIPVRPVVAQSWQRSLAVGVDPNLGGARAAVTAIERLRETHPLAPALPVIRRLLVDDAVDSGVVVAVSAADGTLLWVEGDPKACRRAEAMNFVPGADWSERSAGTNAPGTALALDRELQIRGSEHFTRIVQPWSCTAAPVHDPSTGALLGAIDLTGGSEVASAQTLALVRATAVAVENHLALLRVAGAAAEPAARRPHLVVLGGDRPRWVTTDRYGHLQATHLTGRHADILVLLSRHPEGLSADHLAVLLDDKDLDVVTVRAEMSRLRKVIGAENLGSRPYRLSTPITSDIGEVFEALDAGDVESALNRYAGPLLAQSVSPAIARLRTQLSTTLRDAMLAESRQGRTDLLRRWLELPEGRDDREGWQALRDSAGLTAVARARARGHLAGLDFELG
- a CDS encoding type VII secretion-associated protein; the encoded protein is MTTVVVEVGPAAVRGPDDAPREWVSAALACIDDPLALVQDRVVDVAVLWRDVLRAAAGGAASHLVLVVPTWWPAGRAGVVGEAARGLAPQVTVLRRGSVLGDGGRAVVELAAEVAVVTRPGAGPAVVSRDDDALIAHLHPGTSVLIDTPAAVAPLSPTAAARLGRLAAVLTYGDRIGLHAAVRNAVAQPRRRKPPNRRSGAVLAGVALTAAAAGGGWAAQAVSDAPPSPAGSRLLREGRVGVSVPASWTVERVTAGPGSPRVRVAAAGGLPALHLTQADGDAASVEEVAESLRRAMGSAPPGVFVDFDPDGERAGRAAVTYLERRTDSQTWWTVLVDGTLRIAIGCQSAPEQRRLVEDVCDEAVRSAHALR
- a CDS encoding WXG100 family type VII secretion target — its product is MTHTLSYNFGEIEYTVRQEIHRTSARLNGALDDLRAQIAPLQATWTRESAEAYRAEQTRWEQSAAALNEILVSLGNAVRDGADDVADTDRRAANAWGA
- a CDS encoding alpha/beta hydrolase, which codes for MDIHSYAAFVPDTYTAAMTPPVSTWWPWRGATVHIARAVVAEAAVRVMLVHGGGGYSGALWPATAVAAGDGADVLAPDLPIYGDTVVPDPAGVRYDDWIDLLCDLVTAERAADPRPLILFGASMGGMVAYEVAARTRQVAAVVATCLLDLSDPAARAAATRFAWMGRPAPALLRAVDPVLGRVRVPIRWLADMAAMSTDRRLSQLCASDPRGGGVSVPLGFLASWMNFGHTAPESFDAAPVTLVAPAADTWTPPGLSVRFLQRISAPTEVVLLENCGHYPIEEPGLAQLRDAVTRVAERAGTQ
- a CDS encoding WXG100 family type VII secretion target; translated protein: MPTPSGAAGAALTTDLDLMLSVAGKTDARNEEIRAMLHSFIGAMSSVPPSVWGGVAAVRFRDVVERWNAESMKLHAALARIAETIRDNERILREVADGHSQRIASVAAHL
- a CDS encoding TetR/AcrR family transcriptional regulator produces the protein MNTLVEAAAQVFSREGLNATTNRIAERAGLSIGTLYQYFPDKYALLEAIAERHERDADGQLTEVFARLRAEAPPFEATMRVVLEAVVGAHDERPRLHALLHRLVRPTADQLAALTDLEDRICAEVAFHLKRCGRGGDDVETTARTVVHAIDAQLHRVMPRGEFDIGDARDALMITVCRLAPPPG